The DNA segment CCTTCACTCTCCTACAagttgtatgttttcatttctcactcAGGGTGTTTTTAGCAGTGTCCTGGAGCAGTTTGACAACCCCCCTTCCTAGACACCCCCTTTTGTTCTTCATgccccctcctgctgctgcttaTTGCTTATGGACATGAGCAGGAATTCAGAGACAAGTTTCCCCCTTCTCAGTCACCCTGGAAAGTCTGCCCTCTCATAAGCTGCAATTCCTGGGGTAAGTCattctgtttcttcttcaaaGCTATCcatctgagaaaaacaaaaacagaaaaccaaagcaaagcaaagcaaagcaaaacccAGAACACCCAGTATAAGAAGGCTCAATGGGGAGAGCCCTTACATTGCGATACACACAGTGTCTGAAGGGCTAAACAGGCCAGTAACCCAAGAAGTATTCTGGGACAATTCTAGACCATGAAAAGAAATGACCACACTGAAGATGTATTTTCTCCCCCAGTTCCTAAGAGGCATCTCCAACATTGCTCAGGCAATTTTTGAGCTCACACCTAGGACTAAAGACAGGTGGCCACCGCTCTGGGAATTCCGCTTCTGCAAGATGCCTCCAGTACCCAAGCTATATTGACTCATCTCACTAGACTGGGTAAGTCTCATACCATAAAATAGCTTACAGGCATTTAAAGAGATTGCCGAGTTTCAACCAACCTTGCAATTTCCAAATTGAAGGAGAGATGCCTGAAATCTGGTTATACAATATAGTCGCAATATGgccccaggggaaaaaaaagccactgcCACTTGCTTCCCTGAGGATGCTCTGATTGGACTGGCACTGCCTCAGGATGGAAAGGATCAGCCTCAAGGCTCATATGAGCCTTTGGCCTGagtaaaggaggaaggagagacccAGCCAGTTTCCTAGCTCCTGCGTCGTCACAAGAATTCTCCAAAATCGACATCAAAACTTCTGTCACCCGACACCTGCACCAGCTATCACTCCAGTGGATGGAATGCTCCGTGTCCTTAGATCCCGCCACAGGATTTCCTGCCCAGAGACAATTTAAAGTGAGAAAACCAAAGGAAGGTTTGGATGCGGAACCTGCCAGGGGTGCCTGCTGATCCTGCACACCTGTGCTGGGACTCGAGTTTGACAGTAACGCAATACGAGGGAGAATTTTAAGGACAGAAAGAGATggcatgggagggagggagatagaATATGGAAAGGCTACTTACACAGTTTCGTCATTCTTGAACTCCAGCTCCCCGTATACATCTTCAAAATCCTCACCACCACCCTTGGCTGTCCCCTCCACTGTCCTAAAGGGGACGATTACTGTGCCCCGGGCACCTGATGTCCGCAGAACCTTGACCTCCAGGACACCAATACTCTCGCTGACACGAATAGTGCCGCATTCAAAAGTGAAGATGCCTGCATGGTCATCATCCAAGATGGTGACTGTGGCCACATAAGGGGATGCCAGGATGGCCCGAGGCAATGGAAGACTATTGAGTACTATTGGAGGCTTCCCCTCCTCTGGTTGCTCCTCCTCTATGCGGACGTTGCTCAACCTCACGAAGAAGTGTTCATCCTCCTCAAAAATGTCATCATCAATGATGCCTACCGAGaactctttctgggtctctcctggTTTCAGGACCACAGTGCCCTCTGTGAACTCATAGTCAGCCCCAGCATTGGCGGAACCATCCTCTGTTTTGTAGTCCACATACACGGTCTTAGACATGTCCCCCCCTTTCCTCACCACTGTCAGGAGCACAGCTCCACAGTTCTCCAGGCACTGGTAAGAGCATGGATCAAAGAAGACCTTCGAGACAAAGTCCTCAGGCTCATTGGTGTGCACCTCGTTTATGCTGGAGGTCTTTTTGGCTTGTTCTGCTGCATGCTTCTTCAGGATATTGCCTGCGCCGGTCATCATCCGGGTAGCTTGGATCCGGTAGAAGGCACGACTCTTCTGCTGATGGGAAAGAGCATAGTAATTGGCCATCTCTACCAGCTGATCTAAGTCCTTCTCTGGGTGTTTTTGCTTCAGATCCTTTAGAATCCGGATCATTTCTCTGCGGGACTCATCTACTTCCTTCCCTTCCAGGGGCACCAGGTTCCCATCCAGGAAGTGGGAATTCATCATTTTCCCATCCATCTCAATGCCCTTAGGATGATCACCCTCTGTCTCTATGATAACTCCTCGGTGTTTATCTGTGCGGTACTTTTTGTGCATGTATTTGTAGAAGAGTAGTCGCCTATCTGCCACCCAGGCCAGAAGGACACACactggaaagaaggagagagtgagaagaCCTTCCCAAACCTGAACCACACCAGGAGAGAAGACTGCCAGGATCATATAAAGCCAGATGTAAGCAAAGATGCTCCAAGCAGCCGTGATGAGGAAGACTCGTAGGTGCTTGATCTTTCGAGTCTCTCCATCAGGGATCACGTAGACGCAGATGCCAATGATGATGAACATGTTAAAGGCTGCGCTACCTACGATGGTGGAAGGTCCCAGGTCCCCGGCAATGAACCCGTGACCACACACCTCAATTAAAGAGAGAAGGATCTCAGGAGCAGAGGAACCCAGGGCCATCAGGGTCAGGTTGGAGACAGTTTCATTCCAGATCCGAATCGTTGTGGTGCTGGTCTCTCCATTGGGCTTTTTGATAGTCACCTCTCTCTCTTGAGAAGTGATGACTTCAATAGATGCCATGAAGCGGTCGGCAATGATGGACACCCCAAGGAACATGTATATCAGGGCCACAAAATAGACAATGACCCTGGCAATCTTGTCCCCAAGGGAAGGGTTCTCCGGGTACCAGATTGGTAGGATGACACCCTCCTTGCAGTCCGATGACTCTGAACAGGACTCATTGTTCTGCCCTGCACTGGGCACCTCCCCCGAGCTGCCAGCCTCTGCCCGAAGACCATTTAGGAAGAGCACAAAAGTAATCAGCCCAAAatggaggaaggcagaggtgAGAGGCTGCAACCCTAACCACGCCATACACAAGACTTAGCCGCTGGCTTCCACTGCAGCACCAATGGTCCTCCTGACAGGCCAGAGACCTAGAAAAGACCAGAGAGGCAGGGAAAGGCATGAGCAAAAGGGGGACAGCAAATGGCAGGTTCCCACCAACACAAATTGATGTTTCACCTTGAGCGACATATTGTACTAACATATGGGGCAGTCTCTCACTCGGAAAAAAAGATGTCAATGGGAGGCACAAATAGTGGCTCTGTCCGCAGGACCATCTGGTGGAGACTCAGCTGAAGAATGGCTTAAAAGAGCTGGGAATATTGGTAATGAAAACATAAGTGATACCCTTCCAGTCCTGTCTCCAAACCCCACTGTTATCTGTGAGAGTTCTCAAGAATCAACTGAAAAGAGGCCAAGCATGACCTGAATCCTCATCCCTTGTACTGTTTCTAGGGTTTTCGGGCTCCTTTACCCACACTATTTTCATGCTTAAGAATTCTGCATCACATATGTGTGCAAGAGTACATACGGAATTGAACTTTTTTCATGGACTACTCCCCCAAAATAGAACACATCGCTCTGCATGCAATTGAGCCCACCTGAGAGGAACTCCCTCCCTGAATGCAAAATTTGTCCAGGCAAGCTGTAATTCTGACATTTCTTGGGAAATCAGGGTGGATAGTGTAGggaagctccctgcaggggagctaAACGGAGGTCCCCATGAGCTGTACTACAGGCCCGGTCCACGGCCACCTCCGTCCTCCAGCAAAACATGCTTACAGACCGTTTGAGACAGTCAGTTACAGGAAGATGAAAATCAGTCAGCCACTCAATTCCAAACCCAGACGCTGAAAAGGCCAAGTGATAGAAATCACTATTAATAAAACATTCAAGTGGctcttgaatacattttttttaaactgtagacAAGATTTGGGGGTGAAATGCAGCCCCATCTGCTGGCCTCAAACTGCTAAGAGGTGAGCATGAATTCAGGAGAATGGGAAGAAATTCAGCAGGATCTATGGATTCATCTTTGCACTCACCTCATTCAGATGCAATGAGAATGCAAATAACCATGctacagcttttttaaaaagaagctatttGCCCATTTTCTACCTCTGCTACAGCCCTGTGCATTAACTTTAGTAACAGAAGAATGCtagtttcagggcacctgggtggctcagtagattaagcatctgccttcaaatcaggtcatgatcccagggtcctgggattgagccccacatcaggctccctgcttagcagggtgcctgcttctccctgtctccctctatCTGCTGTACCCTCtgcttgttctgtctctctctctctctgtctctctgtctctctcactctcaaataatcttttaaaaatgttaattttatctgTACTACACCTTACAGGGTTCCAAGTCCTGTCCCTGCTCTCCACTGCTTCCCATCTCAGAAAATGGCACTGCCATCCACCCAGTTACTCACACAAGACATCTGCAGGCCTTCCTCTTGTTCCTGTCCCTTGTCCATCCAGCACCAACACCTAGActctccttccatctctcctAGCACTGCCACAGCTGCCATTAGCCTTCACTTCATGAATCTACTGCAGTGACCTCCTAATTGAACTCCCCACTCCAATTCTTGCCTTTCCCCACTTCATTTCCTTACACAGCAATAGTCACCTTTTCTAAAAACTCCAAATCTACACTATCACTTCCCTATTTGAACTCCTTCAGTAGTTTCCTCTTATTCTTAATATAAAGACTCTTTACTGAGTGACCTGCAAAGTCTCACATAAGctaccttcttcctcctctccccctttaTTTTTTGCCCCTCTCCTTCTAACCACATTTCAGCAACAATGGCCTTTATATCAGGCCCTGGATGACACCAAGTTATTttccacctcaggacctttgtacgTGACATCAGCCACGATGATGAAATGACTTGTACTTCTTGGCACCCACACTCTTAACAATGCTTTAGATCTCAGCTTAAGTGTCACTGTCCCAGAAAAAAATTACCCTCATTCCTAAAGATGGTCAACCTTCTCTGTTCCTCTCATCACACTCTACTTTTCCTTTATGGCATTTATTAAACTTTGAAATTACATGTTTGTTTGTGGGATTATATAATTAATGTCTAGCTCAGCCATTAAACCGTGAATGAAAGCAAAGAGGATAGTTATTCTGTTTATTGTGGTACCCTAAATAGTCAAttggtaagtgctcagtaaatgtctgtTCTTAGAATAAATAAACATAGCCACTATGGAAGCTTCCTCGGGGCTGtgaactgaattgtgtcccctccccaCAACTCATATGTTGAACCCCTAAACCCCAGTGTGACTGTATTGGGAGATAGGGCTTTTAGGagataattaaagttaaataaggGTATAAGGGTGCGTCCTCCTCTGATAGGACTGATggctttataagaagaggaagagagagagtattCTCCGTCTGCCACATGGTGAGAAAGTAGCCATAGGCAAGTGAGGaaaagagctctcaccagaaaatGAATTGGCCAGCACTTTGATCTCAGacattccagcctccagaaccatgagaaaataaatttctattgtttaaactacccggtctgtggtattttgttatggccgCCTGAGCTGATTAATACACTCAGACATCAGCCTTCTTTAACGCCACTTTATGACCTGAATTACAGCcatttccttcagaaaaaaaaaaaaaatagagagatcTCATAGACGAATCCTGACTAGATTTGAGAGGCTATGTATGACCTCTTTAAACCCCCAAGGCTTGTACCTAAAGAGAAATTCCCTCCAGGACACAGTATGCCTTGATGCATACTGTAATCATGAAGGCCTCCCTTCCAAAGAGCTGGATTAACTTGGTTTCATATTCCCCAGAATGGCAGCCAAGTGCTGAGGTCCACATTCCCCTTGGTCCAGGTACTGGGGGTCATCACAGCATGTGCTTGGGGCTTTGACCTCACTCAGAAAAGAAGAGGTTATGAGGATGTTGGAAGAGTGGGGCAGCTGAAGCTGTTCAGTATCCATGTTCAAAGGCTGAAATGTCTCATAATCTGCAATGAACAGAGACCTTCCCCCTTCACAGGTTTGGCATCGGAGAAATGTGGACAGAGAAGGATCTTGACACCTTGCCTTAACCTCTGAAAACCCTCCATTTTGTGGATTCCAATAAGCCCCATGCAGTAAGAGACAGAAGGTGGGCACAGCTGGAGCAGCTATTTGATCAGGAGCCAACATGGTGACACGAGGTGGCAGCTGCATGGATTAGCCAACCGGAAGGGGGTGGGCCATCCACAGGTTAGGGACAAGGGCTGGCTTTCTGAAGTCAAAGGACACAGAACACTTAGGTAGTAGAGTCATCCTGATCAACAGGGCACAGGGACTCCCGCTTATCTCACCCCACAGGAGAATTAGGATGATCGTGGTCTTCGCTCACCTAGATCTTGCAGACATCTATGGTAACAGGTATTTTGGGGAATATGTTGTCAGGTGGTCAGAATCAGGGGCCGCTttagaaagacacagagaaaacaaatgaactgaaggaaaagatgaaagaaaacaaggaaagaaggTGGCTAGTAAGTGCCTGCACTGAATTCTTGTAATTGAAGGTAGAAAATGGCCTGTGAATTCCAAGTTGTTCCTTCTGCCCCCGCCAGGCGATGGTTTCTGCCTGAGATGTTAGGAGGAGAGTGGACACTGCTGATGACCTGGCCAGTGGTCACTTTTTTGTGATGTTACCCTTTTCCCAGACAAAATTGAGGCAGATTCTAACCCACTTGGGATCCACCCAGCTCCTTTAAGACCCAAATGATCTTCTGTGGTTCCAGAAGGTTCGTAATCAGCCCTAAGGCATACTCAGGGATATGATTCAGCTTGAGAACCCCAACACCACCCCAAATAATGAAGACATTAATAATAGTCACTAACACATATAAGTGCTTGGTGTGTGCATCATGCTAGGTACTTCTTCATTTAACTTTCATAATGATCCTATAAGATTAGTACTATTTTTATCCCTGTTTTACGTTTTGGGGAACTAAGTCTTAATTAAGTCAGTTAATCAAAGTATAAAGCAAGGAAGTAGCAGAGCCGAAGCTCACATGCAGGTGACATAAAATTTATGGTTTTAACCACTCCATTTTACTAAGGTGTCCTACTTCGCTGTAGAATATCCATGGCCCCCTGTCAGCTTCCAGTTTTCTGTAGACTTAGAGGCAACATGACTGACCCATCCAGTCTGCCATGAAACATTAACCATTTGGTAGAGCTGCCTAGTTCCCAGCCTTCCTGGGGTGTCCCGGCTGCCTGATGCAGTCTGCCACCTGGACATTCTCCTTCCCATCAGTTCAGTTTGACAAAATTAGCAAAAACTGTTGGTTTGCCAGGCTTGGCACTAGATGTTGATGGGCAGAATGAAATGTAAGACACAGGCTTTGCCCTCAAAGATACAATCCAGCAGGGGTGGAGAACTGCACAAATAGGCATTTTTACTATAGTAAGTGAAGGTTCGGTCAGAATGGTTTGGGCACATGAGGAGGGCGCTGAGCCAGCCTGGGGATTCAGGGAGGCGTTCTGAAGGAAGTGATCCTTGAAATGAGTCTTCAAGCATGAGTGAGCTTTAGtcaaaaagaagggaaggaaggaaggaaggaaggaaggaaggaaggaaggaaggaaggaaggaaggaaggaaggaaggaaggaaggagggaagggagggagggagggagggaggaagggagggaggaagggaggaaagggaggaaagggatGGTGGGAGAGTAGAGTAGGAATCTGGAGCCCTTATGTCAAGAACCTTAGGGTCCCAGAAACCTCTACCGCCTTTGGAAAACTTTCCTTGACAATGCCGTCTTCCTCTAGGGAAGATgaaaaggggagggaagggaaggaagggggaaggaagaggagggaagagaaggaaggaagacagactTTTGAGTCAAAAGGATAGGCCAAGCAAAGATATGGAGACATGCAAAAGCCTGCTGTGTGCCTGGGACTACAGGGAATTCAGCGCGAGGCAGGAGTGGTGAAGACTGGACATGTAGGGGGGACTCCATTCATGGCAAGTCTTATATGCCAGGCTGAGAAGATGGATTTTATCTGAAGGGCAGTGAAAAGCCAATGACAGGACTGTTAGCAGGGGAGTGACATGGTCTTATCTGTATTTCAGAAAAACCAGTTTGGATAAAGGGTTTAAGATGGCTATAAGAGGAACAAGACCAGAACAGGACGATCAGTTAGAGGTCTATTGGAAGCAGCACAGATACACCTAAAGAGAATGGGCCTGGGGTATTTGCTGCATATGATGACCCTCTGTCCCCATGTCACATTCCTCTTCCTCAGCTGAACCAATGCCCGGGCGCAGCCCATGGCTTCTCATCCCTTTCCCGGATTATTATCCGAACACCCCCAGGGGCCATCTGCAAGGTGTCTGTGTCCTCAGCAGTGGCTCCTGACATCTTTTAATATCACTGGCAAATTTAATTAAAGTCACTGTTCCTCTGCTCTTCCAGATCATTAATAAAACAGTGCCACCAGGCCAGACTGAGCAAATCTCCCTCCTGCTACGCCCTCACTTTCTCCAATGGGAACACTGCTCCAGGCCTGTCACCAGCCTGGGTAGAGCTGTCCTGCTCTGCTTCTAAATCTGGGCCCCTGCACAGGCGTCACAGCCAATTTACATGAAACTTTTTTGTGCAGCCAGGCTGCTCTGGATCCCACGTGTCTCGGGAGTACAAGACCACTGCATCTTCTCCTGCACTTCCCTACGGGGACATGCATCAGTGCAGAGTCCTCTCTGTGGCAGTACTCCCCAGACACACAGGAGCTAAAGCCCTCACACTCTCAATAGGAAAGATGTGACGTCAGCCACTTAGGTACTTTGACTGTCATGACAGGAACTTGGATCCAAGGAGGAAAACATAATGATGCTGGATTTTGTTCCTTATTACCTCTTTGAATCTTGATAGTGAAGGAGGTACTATTATCATCATGCTCTGTTTTTACAGATAAGCCAATTTGAGCTCataaagattaagtaatttgcctgaaATCACAGTaaggggcagctcaggtggctcagaagtttagtgccgccttcggcccagggcgtgatcctggagtcctgggatcgagtcccacatcgggctccctgcatggagcctgcttctccctctgcctgtgtctctgcccctctctctctctcatgaataaataaataaaaccttaaaaaaaaaatcacagtaagtAGAAAGTGAAGCATTTGAGTACTGGCAGCCGAGCTCCAGGGCATACAGTTGTCAACCACTGGCTTAGTATGTACCCTGGGTTTGGGGGGTCCCCTTTGAGCAAGCGCCCAGGAAGGATGGGGTAAGCTTTTCTGGACGTGCAGTTCTCCCCATGAGCTTGGCGGCTCTCCATACCCCAAGGCAGCCTGGGGTATGAGTGATAGAGCCCCAAATTTGAAAGCAGGAGGTGAGAACATTTTTCACAAGCTGTAAGAACTTAGAGTCAGTGAGACTCTCAGGGGATTAGCTTCCTTGTCCAGAAAATTCACGTCGGGTTGGACCATCTCCATAGGTCCTTTGAGACAAAGATGCTCTGATTGCAGGCAGGCCTGTCTCTCCAAAGACAAGGAACAGAAGAGACACATTCAAGTTAGCTTGGCCCAGAACAGTGCGAGAAACAGGCACAGAATTCAGACTCCCAGGAGCCCTCTGCAGAAGAGGGTATGttaaggaaggatggaaggaaaaggGACCCAAGAAAAAGtcaaggagggatgcctgggtggctcagcggttaagcgtctgccttcagctcagggcatgatcctgaagacccgggatcgagtcccacatcaagctccctgcacggaacctgcttctccctctgcctatgtctcgcctctctctctctgtctctctgtctgtctctcatgaataaataaaattttaagaagaaagaaagaaagaagagagaaagagagaaagagagaaagaaagaaagaaagaaagaaagaaagaaagaaagaaagaagagagaaagagagagaaagaaaaagaaagaaagaaagaaagaaagaaagaaagaaagaaagaaagaaagaaagaaagaaagaaaggaaggaaggaaggaaggaaaaagtcaAGGAAAGCCTACCTTCCGGAGTTGCCAAATGCACACAGGATCAAATCCATTTTATAAACAACCACTCTTTGGATGCCCATCCGGAGCCAAGTATTTGCTAGTGATTAGGAGTATGGCCATGAATGAGCTACGCCACGTCCTCAACCTCACAGAGTTTATCTTCTGATAAGGGATAGAGACAAATAAGTAATTACAGGAATAATTGATGATAATGATGTCCCAGGAAGTAATATCTTTTTCTTGTGCTGCTCTGAGCTCTCAGGCCACTGCACAGGTGCTTCAAACCATGTGGGCAGGGCTGCAATGCAGCATGGCTTTATAATACAGAGAATCTTGCAGGAGTGCGTGAGATGGCATTTTACCGTTCTTGCTTCTCCTGTCTCATGAGATGGTCATATTTGCCTTCCCTAGAAGTCCCTCAGATTCTTAATAACATCCAAACCATAGGGTAAGTTCATGGAACCCTGCTGACATTTTCCTAGGCACTATCATACCAGAAGAGGAAGCCCCCTGGTTAGTGTTGAGGAGCAGCAGGTCTTAGGCTCCTTGTGCTTTatataaaccattttttaaatgacaacaaaaacaataaccatATCTATTCATCAAGCACCTACCCTATGGCCAGCATTGCAGTAAGCACTTTTATGGCTGCTATTATTTAATACCGAAGCACCCCACAATGAGACATATTATTATCTGTGTGAGAAATGAGGGTACTTGGGCTCAAAGATTAATAACCTACCCAAAGTCCACTAGATGAGCAAGTAGCACAGCTGAGCTATGAAATTTGGTCTGTCAAGTGCCAAAATCTGCTTTCCAACCTCAAGGGATGAAAGGGATGGGTGGGAGAGTAGAGTAGGAATCTGGAGCCCTTATGTCAAGAACCTTAGGGTCCCAGAAACCTCTACCGCCTTTGGAAAACTTTCCTTGACAATGCCATCTTCCTCTAGCTTCAAAATGACTCAGTTAGTCTTCTGTGTTCCTGTAGCACTCTGGCCGCCACTGAAGCACTTTTACATTGACCTGGGCTTATCTGTGTATGTGTCCATCTTCCGCACTTTTATGGAAATTCCCAGAAGAATCTCAACTCAATATTgagaagctttatttttatttttattttaggacaaGTGGTCACACTCAGTGAAACTCTATTGATAGGGCTATGAGGTTGGACCTGACCTCTGATATCCTCTCTGCCTCTAAAATTCTATGGCTCAAAAGCTCACTGATTCTACGATTCTAAGGCTTACCAGACTCTGTGGAGGCTCAAGGATTTTTGCTCTCTGCAAGTCTGTGACAGATCTAGGGAGTCACAAACAATGAGAGTGGGCCAGATAGGAAGAGGAGAAGCTCTGCCCACTTAacttctgctcctcccactgctaGAACTACAACTGCCTCTAAGTAACCCCCCAAGCCAGAGGCAGGAATGAAACACTAGGATTACATGCTGGAGAGCACTGTGCATTAGAATAactttggagttttaaaaaaatacagacaccTAAATCCTGCTCCAGACCTAAGTTTTGGACTCTCTGGGAGTGGAGTCCAGATATCTACATTTCTTAAAAGTTCCTTACCTGGTTTTGAGGTATAGCCAAGGttgaaaatcctagaagagaagagaagggatgcAGCCTGACTATGATACTTGCATCTCAGTAATTCTAATCATTAGAGACTTTCTTTGGCTAGGAGAAGTCTTAGTGTATGGTGAGCTGACTCACAATGGGTACCAAAAAGTCTTTCTATGTTCTGGACAAATATCCCACACTCCTGGACTTTCGCTTTCAAATCTTGCCAAGGATATGCCGACTCATACAAGTAgatttttccctttgtctctccctAAACCTGCTGTCTGCTTGGTTTACACTTTTACTAA comes from the Canis aureus isolate CA01 chromosome 9, VMU_Caureus_v.1.0, whole genome shotgun sequence genome and includes:
- the SLC8A3 gene encoding sodium/calcium exchanger 3 isoform X2 — protein: MAWLGLQPLTSAFLHFGLITFVLFLNGLRAEAGSSGEVPSAGQNNESCSESSDCKEGVILPIWYPENPSLGDKIARVIVYFVALIYMFLGVSIIADRFMASIEVITSQEREVTIKKPNGETSTTTIRIWNETVSNLTLMALGSSAPEILLSLIEVCGHGFIAGDLGPSTIVGSAAFNMFIIIGICVYVIPDGETRKIKHLRVFLITAAWSIFAYIWLYMILAVFSPGVVQVWEGLLTLSFFPVCVLLAWVADRRLLFYKYMHKKYRTDKHRGVIIETEGDHPKGIEMDGKMMNSHFLDGNLVPLEGKEVDESRREMIRILKDLKQKHPEKDLDQLVEMANYYALSHQQKSRAFYRIQATRMMTGAGNILKKHAAEQAKKTSSINEVHTNEPEDFVSKVFFDPCSYQCLENCGAVLLTVVRKGGDMSKTVYVDYKTEDGSANAGADYEFTEGTVVLKPGETQKEFSVGIIDDDIFEEDEHFFVRLSNVRIEEEQPEEGKPPIVLNSLPLPRAILASPYVATVTILDDDHAGIFTFECGTIRVSESIGVLEVKVLRTSGARGTVIVPFRTVEGTAKGGGEDFEDVYGELEFKNDETVKTIRVKIVDEEEYERQENFFIVLGEPKWMERGISALLLSPEVTDRKLTVEEEEAKRIAEMGKPVLGEHPKVEVIIEESFEFKNTVDKLIKKTNLAMVVGTHSWRDQFMEAITVSAAGDEDEDESGEERLPSCFDYVMHFLTVFWKVLFACVPPTEYCHGWACFVVSILIIGMLTAIIGDLASHFGCTIGLKDSVTAVVFVAFGTSVPDMFASKAAAIQDMYSDASIGNVTGSNAINVFLGIGLAWSVAAIYWALQGQEFYVSAGTLAFSVTLFTIFAFVCISVLLYRRRPHLGGELGGPRGCKLATTWLFVSLWLLYILFATLEAYCYIRGF